A region of the Campylobacter cuniculorum DSM 23162 = LMG 24588 genome:
GAAGTAAATAAATCGTTAAGTTGTAAATTTTCATATTCTAAAAGTTGCGTAGTTTTAAGCTTTTCAAAGAGTTTTGCGTTTTTTTCATTTTGTTTAAAATCAAACACACTTTCATCAAATTTTTGATAAACAGCTGAAGTTTGACAAGCAATTTGAGGAAAATTCCATTCAAGTTTTGGAATTTCATCTTCAAATTCTTGTATCATTTCTCCACATCCACCCACATTTGCACTTTTAAAACCGCTTAAAAAAAACGCTATATCAGAGCCCAATTTCATGCTTAATTGAACGAGTTTTTCTTTAGAAATTCTAAGATTTAATTCCTCATTCATCATCATCAAAAAACAAGCTGCATCAGAGCTTCCACCCCCAAGTCCTGCACAAACGGGGATATTTTTAACCAGTTTTAAACTCTTATTTTTAAAAAATTCTTTTAGCTCATTTTCGTAACCTTGATTGCAAAGCAAATCATAGGCTTTTTTTATGATATTGTTTTCACATTCAAAATCACTGATGAGTTCAAAACCCTCTTTGAATTTTTCATCTTGTAAAATCAGCTCATCATAAGGCTCATCAAGCAAGATAAAACGCGATTTTATGAGATGATAAGAACGTTTATCCCGACCTATGAGTTTAAGAAAAATATTAGCTTTAGCCCGAGCTTTCATTTTTTAAGCTTTTTACTTAGAATTTCGAGTTTAACATCATTTTGAGTTGCAGAATGCAAATTTTCATCTTTGATTTGAGTGATAAGCTCTTTTCTTAAAATCATCAAAGATTTTGGTGCTTCTATACCGATTTTAGCACAACCTTTGGTGGTTTGTATGATTTTAATCTCTATATTATCACCGATTTGTATGCTTTCATTTTCTTTTCTTGATAGTATTAACATTTTTTAACCTTATTAAGAATATATTTTACTTTATTATCTTTAATATCAATGATACAAAAAAAATTCTTATTTTGTATATAATAACTTCCCTCTTCTTGAAATTCAAGCTCTTCAAGCTCTATTTTATCGCCATTTTCAAGTTTGCTTACATCTTTAAGAAAATTTTCCTTTAGATCCAAATATTCTAACACATTTAAATCTTTTTCATCTTCGTAGCTAAAATTTCCTTCTTGAACACGTTCTAAGGCACTCAAAGTTGCATCAATGCCAAGTTTTTGAGCAAAAATTTCACAATAAGAGCGTATATAAGCTCCTTCACTCACACAAAGTTCAAGACTGAGGAAAGGATGCATATAATGCAAAATTTTACAATAAAAAATTTGCATTTTGCATTTTTTTAAAGAAATTATTTCGCCTTTTTTAGCAAATTCATAAGCTCTTTTACCTTGAATTCTCTTAGCACTAAATTGCGGAGGTGTGAAAGTGATTTCACCTAAGAGCTCTTCTTTGATTTTTTCAAGTTTATCTAAATCAAAAATAGGAAGTTTCACAACACTTTGTATGTTTTTATTATCAAAACTTAAAGAATGAACCCCAAACCAAAATGTGGCACGATAAATTTTTGGACTTTTTTTAAGAAAACGAAAAAGTTTGGTAAATTGTCCAAAAGCTATGATTAAAACGCCTTGAGCAAAAGGATCAAGTGTGCCTGAATATCCAGCTTTTTTAACCTTATATCTTTTTTTAAGTGAGCTTAAAAAGGCATTTGAACTCATTTCTACTTTTTTATAAGCAACAAAAAGTCTATTCATAGGGCTTTTTCTACAAAAGAAGCTAAAATAATGCGTTTGATTCCGCCAAAATTGATATGAAGCATTTGTTCTTTTTCTGTCTGTATATCTACAATTCTACCGATACCGAAAATTTTATGCTTGATTAAATCTCCTTTGTTAAATTTTTGTTTTTTTTCATATTCTTCATTTTCCTCTGTGATTTTCTGACTTTCATTTAAAAATCTACTTTTTTCAAGTCTTGTTCTTGCACCTTTATAAAATCTTGAATCCGCATAACTCAAACAAAGAGCCTTTTTTGCACGTGTTATAGCAACATAAGCAAGTCTTCTTTCTTCTTCTATATCACTTGTTTCAGAATGAAGGGGAAAAAATCCTTCTTCAAGTCCGGCAATAAAAACATAATCAAATTCCAAACCCTTACTCGCATGTATGCTCATCACATAAACGCACTCTCCACTGACTCCATCTTGTTCACTTAAAAGCGAAAGTTCATTAAGAATTTCATTCAAATTTTCATAATGTTCATTTTTAATTTTATCCTTCATTCCCGCATAAAATTCATCAAGATTGCGAATTCTATCCTCTCCATCTGCTTGAGTCTTGTAATATTCTTTGAATTTAAACTCACTTTCTAATTTATCAAATAATCTTTCTAAAGTCTCACATTCTTTTAAATTTTTAATATGCTCGATGAATCCATGAATTTCTTTATCGAGTTTTTTTGCAAAAAAACCGCTTCCTTCAAGATTGCAAAGGGCTTCAAACAAAGAAATTTTTTCTTTATTGGCATAATTTTCTAATTTTTCTAAGGTACTTGCACCAAAGCCTCTTTTGGGATAATTGATGATGGCTTTAAAAGAAAAATCGTCATTGAAATTGCTTAAAAATCTTAGATAAGAAAGTATATTTTTAATTTCTAATCTCTCATAAAATTTCATTCCGCTTAAAAGCTTATAGGGAATTTTTTCTTTATTAAAGACCTCTTCTAAAGAACGCGAAAGAGCATTGACTCGAAAAAGCACAGCGATTTTATTGGCTTTAATTCCTTTTTGAATGAGTCTTTTAATTCTTAAAACAAGTTCTTTGGCTTCTTCTTTTTCATCAAGAGCTTGTAAAATTTCAAGTGCATCGCCTTGCTCTTTCGTGCAAACAAGCTCCTTGCCGAGTCTATTTTCATTGTGTTTTATAAGCTCATTTGCAGCTTGGATAATCGTTTGTGTGGAGCGATAATTTTTTTCAAGTTTGACAAGTTTGACATTTTTAAATTCATTTTGAAAATTTAAGATATTATCAATCTTTGCTCCACGCCAACTATAAATGCTTTGATCATCATCTCCTACAACGCAAATGTTTTCATGTGCTGTGCAAAGATTTTTAAGAATTTTATGTTGTAAATCATTAGTATCTTGATATTCATCAACCATAATATAATGATAAAATTCACTTTGTTCCTTTGCAAAATTTTCATCCCTCTCAAGCAAAGTATTACTCAACATCAAAAGATCGTCAAAATCCACAAAATTATATTTTAAGAGATAGTTTTGATAATTTTGATAATATAAAGCAATTTTTTCAAATTTTTTATATTTTTCTGGCTCATTTTTAAAAAAATTCAAATCCTCAAAAACCTCTTCAACACCCTTAGAATGATTCTTAAAATGTGAAATATAGTGAAGAATATTTGAAGCATTTTCTTTTTCGTCGATGATTTCTTTTAAAATTTTTTTTGTATCGCTCGTATCGAGTATATTAAAATCGTTTTTGCGTCCTAGTTTTTCTATATGCAATCTTAAAAATAAAAGCCCAAATTTATGAAAAGTGCAAAGCAAGGGATTTCCATAAAAAGAATCATTTCCTATAAGATTTAAAGCCCTTGTTTTCATTTCATTTGCGGCTTTATTTGTAAAAGTTAAGGTTAGGGTATTAAGGGCTGGAATTCCCACTTCACTGATAAGATATGCAAGACGGGTCGTAATGGTTTTAGTCTTTCCACTTCCAGCACCTGCTAAAATCAGCATAGCTCCATCGATATGTTGCACAGCCTCGATTTGACTTTCATTGAGTCCTTTAAAAAGATTCATTTTTTAAATAAATTCTTATTTTTAGGATTATTAAGAAAAATATCGATAGAATTTTGAGTGAGATTTTCACTTTTTTCGCGTTTATAAAGGCTAAAATTCACAAATAAAACATTATTTTCAACTTGAATGTGTGTGATAGCTCCAAGATCAACGCTTACAAAGGTGGCAAAATCTTCAGGACCAAAACCTGCGTGGAAATTGATTTTTTCTTTATCAAGCCTAATGGATTCAAAGGTATAACCTGCAAGAGCAAAGACTGCATAGGGATTCTTTTTTATGTCTAAATTTTCGGGTAAAACCGGATCAAAATCAACAAATTCAGTCTTAACAGCAATAGAAAAAAAAATATTCTTATCCATTAACATTTCAAGGACATTAAAACAATGTTTTTGCATCAATTTGATAAAATTTTCATCTTCTAAAAATTTAAGCATTTTTTCCCTCTTTATGAACAAATTCATCAACAAGTTTTGCAATTTCTTTAATTCCAATCTCCCAAAAATCTTTATCCTCATAATCAAAGCCAAACATCGCAATCAATTCTTTAGGACTCACACTTCCTCCTAAAGAAAGCATTTTAATATAAAGCTCTTTGAAATTTTCACATTTTTTACTTTTATAAAGTCCATAGAGAGCTAAAACTAAAAGCTGTGCAAAGCCATAGGCATAACAATAAAAAGGAGAATGGATAAAATGAGGGATATAAGACCACCATAAAGAATAATTCTTACTTAAGCAAATGCTATCTTTAAACATTTTTTGAGATTCTTCTATCCAAATTTGATTGATTTGTTCTTTACTAAGCTCGTCTTTATGGGCGTGAATGCGTCTTTCAAAACAAGTAAAATTGATTTGTCTGTAAAGGGTTGCAAAAATATCTTCAATTTTTGCCGCATAAAGGGCTATAAGTTCGTCTTTTTCAAGCTTGGTTTTAATATAATCAAACACGAGCATTTCAGCAAATACAGAAGCCATTTCAGCTGTGGTTAGGGGTGTATCCTGATTTAAAAAGCTCACTTGATAAGAAAGTTTTTGATGTATGGTATGTCCTAATTCATGTGCTAGAGTAAAGAGATCGCGTCTTTGCTCGGTAAAATTAAGCAAAATAAAAGGATGAGTATCGGGTGTGGCAGGATGAGAAAAGGCTCCCCCTTGTTTTTTATCTTTAGGATACACATCAATCCAACCTTTTTTAAAGGCTTCTTTTGCAATTTTTTCAAATTCAGGCGAAAAGGCTTTAAAACTTTTGAGAATAATATCCTTACTTTGTTCAAAACTAAATTTCTTTTCTTTACCGATAGGAGCGTATCTATCGTAATCTTTGAGTTTATTAAAGCCTAAAATTTGCTTTTTTCTTTTATAAAATTTTTCCACTAAATCAAAATGTTTTTGCGTGGTATTGATGAGTGCATCGACACTTTTTTGTGAAATTTGATTGCTAAGATGTCTTGGTGCTTCAGCATTTTCATAGTTTCTTAAAAAGCAAATATTTTTTCTTTCTGTTTTAATCATATTGAGAATAAAAGTTAAAAGATTTGAATTCTTTTCTAAAACTTTAGTAAAATTTTTAGCCGCCTTTTTGCGAATTTTTCGATCGCTATCATAAAGTTTGCTCAAAATCTCTTCTTCACTAAGTTTTTTCCCTTCAAAAGGAATTTTTAAAGCACTCATATTTTCATCAAAAAGTCTGGCAAAAGCATGAGAGCCTGTATTTGAGAGATAAAGCATGACTCTTTCTTCTGCTTTACTAAGCTGATGTGTTTTGCGTTTGAGCCAATTTTCTAAAAAAAGTCCATATTCTTTACAAAAATTTTTAAATTCCAAAGCCTTATCTTCATCTAAAGCACAAAATTCAAGCTCAAAAAAGAGTAAATTTTCTTCAATTTTTTTGCATTCTTCTTCATATTTAGCGTAAATTCTTCCGTAACTTGTATCTTTGGCGAAGATTAGATACGCATAGCTTAGGATTTTATTGAGTGCTAAATTGATTTGTTCAAATTTTTTAAGAGCATTTAAAAAATTATCAGCATTTAAACGGCAAAGTTGATTTTCAAATTTTTGTTTAAACAATAAAGAGTCTTTTTTGCATTTTTCTGTATGAGTTTGCAAAGCTTCTTCATCCTTAAATAAAACACTTAAATCCCATTCCAACATATTTTTCTCCTTAATTTTCTAGGATAAGTTTCTTTAAAACAGCCATTCTAATGGCAACACCATTTTTAACTTGTTGCAAAACCAGAGTTCTTTTATCACTCATCATTTCATCGCTGATGTCTGTATTGCGATTAACAGGTCCTGGGTGGAGTAAAATCAGTTTTTTATTTTTAATCAAATTTGATTGAATGCAAAAATCGTTCGCATAATCCTTCAAAGAAGCGTAAATGCTTTTATTATGCCTTTCAGTTTGCGTTCTTAAACTCATAATAATATCAGCTTTATCGATAAGTTTATCATCGAGTTTGTAAGATTTTTCTAAATTTGAATGGGGCATAAAATGAGGTGGGGCAACTAAGATGATTTTCAATCCAAAGCGATTTAAAAGCTCTATATTTGAAGCCGCAACACGAGAATTTTTAATATCTCCAACAATGAGAATTATTTTATCTTTAATTTTTCCTTTAAAATGCGTCCAAATTGTAAAAAGATCAAGTAAAGCTTGAGTGGGATGAGCGTGTTTTCCATCTCCTCCATTTAAGACCGGACAATGCATGTGTTTAGCTAGGATATGTGGCACACCAGAGTAAGCATGTCTTACAATGATAGCATTTGGGCTCATAGAATCTAAAATCATAGCTGTATCATAAAGCGTTTCACCTTTTCTTAAACTGCTTCTTGAAGTATCAAGTCTTAAAACCTTTGCTCCAAGCCTTTGAGCTGCACTTTCAAAAGATGAAAGAGTGCGGGTTGAGTTTTCAAAAAATATAGTTGTAACACTCTTGCCTTCAAGCAAAGTTCTAGGCTTTTCATCTAAGAATTCTTTTGTATCCTTAAACAGCTCTAAAATTTCATCTTTATTGAAATCTTTTGTCGTGATAAGATGCCGCATTTTACTCCATTTATAAATTTTTGTTTAATTATTTTAGCGAAGTTAAGCTTAATTTTCATAAATTTGCTTGATGTCTAAAATTTAAGGAAATTAAGTTATAATTATAGCCTTTTAATTTTTTAAGAAAGGACTTTTATGTATCTATTCACTTCAGAAGTCGTAAGCCCTGGTCATCCTGACAAGTGTGCTGATATAATCGCTGATACAATAGTGGATATACTCTTGAAAAATGACAAAAATTCAAGGGTGGCGAGTGAGGTTTTTGTCGCAGGAAATAAAGTTGTGATTGGAGGGGAAGTAAAATCTAAACACAAATTATCTAAAGCTGATTATGACAATTTAGTTAAAAATGTTTTAAAAAACATAGGCTATGATGGAGCAGGATATTTTACCAAAAAACAATGTTTGCATCCTGATGAGGTTGAAGTTTTGGTTTTTTTAAATGAACAAAGCCCGGATATAAATCAAGGTGTTGATCAAGAAAGTGGAGAAATTGGAGCAGGAGATCAAGGCATTATGTTTGGTTTTGCAAGTGATGAAAGTGCAGAATTTATGCCTGCAGCAATTTCTTATGCAAGAATGTTGTGTGATAAGGTTTATGCTTATGCTAAATCCCACCCCAATGAGCTTGGTGTGGATATTAAAACTCAAGTTACGATTGATTATGGCACAAAGGAAA
Encoded here:
- a CDS encoding 4-(cytidine 5'-diphospho)-2-C-methyl-D-erythritol kinase, producing MKARAKANIFLKLIGRDKRSYHLIKSRFILLDEPYDELILQDEKFKEGFELISDFECENNIIKKAYDLLCNQGYENELKEFFKNKSLKLVKNIPVCAGLGGGSSDAACFLMMMNEELNLRISKEKLVQLSMKLGSDIAFFLSGFKSANVGGCGEMIQEFEDEIPKLEWNFPQIACQTSAVYQKFDESVFDFKQNEKNAKLFEKLKTTQLLEYENLQLNDLFTSCVALYPKMQKFLEANFFLSGSGSSVFKVCK
- the csrA gene encoding carbon storage regulator CsrA, with amino-acid sequence MLILSRKENESIQIGDNIEIKIIQTTKGCAKIGIEAPKSLMILRKELITQIKDENLHSATQNDVKLEILSKKLKK
- the truB gene encoding tRNA pseudouridine(55) synthase TruB; the encoded protein is MNRLFVAYKKVEMSSNAFLSSLKKRYKVKKAGYSGTLDPFAQGVLIIAFGQFTKLFRFLKKSPKIYRATFWFGVHSLSFDNKNIQSVVKLPIFDLDKLEKIKEELLGEITFTPPQFSAKRIQGKRAYEFAKKGEIISLKKCKMQIFYCKILHYMHPFLSLELCVSEGAYIRSYCEIFAQKLGIDATLSALERVQEGNFSYEDEKDLNVLEYLDLKENFLKDVSKLENGDKIELEELEFQEEGSYYIQNKNFFCIIDIKDNKVKYILNKVKKC
- a CDS encoding ATP-dependent helicase, coding for MNLFKGLNESQIEAVQHIDGAMLILAGAGSGKTKTITTRLAYLISEVGIPALNTLTLTFTNKAANEMKTRALNLIGNDSFYGNPLLCTFHKFGLLFLRLHIEKLGRKNDFNILDTSDTKKILKEIIDEKENASNILHYISHFKNHSKGVEEVFEDLNFFKNEPEKYKKFEKIALYYQNYQNYLLKYNFVDFDDLLMLSNTLLERDENFAKEQSEFYHYIMVDEYQDTNDLQHKILKNLCTAHENICVVGDDDQSIYSWRGAKIDNILNFQNEFKNVKLVKLEKNYRSTQTIIQAANELIKHNENRLGKELVCTKEQGDALEILQALDEKEEAKELVLRIKRLIQKGIKANKIAVLFRVNALSRSLEEVFNKEKIPYKLLSGMKFYERLEIKNILSYLRFLSNFNDDFSFKAIINYPKRGFGASTLEKLENYANKEKISLFEALCNLEGSGFFAKKLDKEIHGFIEHIKNLKECETLERLFDKLESEFKFKEYYKTQADGEDRIRNLDEFYAGMKDKIKNEHYENLNEILNELSLLSEQDGVSGECVYVMSIHASKGLEFDYVFIAGLEEGFFPLHSETSDIEEERRLAYVAITRAKKALCLSYADSRFYKGARTRLEKSRFLNESQKITEENEEYEKKQKFNKGDLIKHKIFGIGRIVDIQTEKEQMLHINFGGIKRIILASFVEKAL
- a CDS encoding M3 family oligoendopeptidase yields the protein MLEWDLSVLFKDEEALQTHTEKCKKDSLLFKQKFENQLCRLNADNFLNALKKFEQINLALNKILSYAYLIFAKDTSYGRIYAKYEEECKKIEENLLFFELEFCALDEDKALEFKNFCKEYGLFLENWLKRKTHQLSKAEERVMLYLSNTGSHAFARLFDENMSALKIPFEGKKLSEEEILSKLYDSDRKIRKKAAKNFTKVLEKNSNLLTFILNMIKTERKNICFLRNYENAEAPRHLSNQISQKSVDALINTTQKHFDLVEKFYKRKKQILGFNKLKDYDRYAPIGKEKKFSFEQSKDIILKSFKAFSPEFEKIAKEAFKKGWIDVYPKDKKQGGAFSHPATPDTHPFILLNFTEQRRDLFTLAHELGHTIHQKLSYQVSFLNQDTPLTTAEMASVFAEMLVFDYIKTKLEKDELIALYAAKIEDIFATLYRQINFTCFERRIHAHKDELSKEQINQIWIEESQKMFKDSICLSKNYSLWWSYIPHFIHSPFYCYAYGFAQLLVLALYGLYKSKKCENFKELYIKMLSLGGSVSPKELIAMFGFDYEDKDFWEIGIKEIAKLVDEFVHKEGKNA
- a CDS encoding aspartate carbamoyltransferase catalytic subunit, producing MRHLITTKDFNKDEILELFKDTKEFLDEKPRTLLEGKSVTTIFFENSTRTLSSFESAAQRLGAKVLRLDTSRSSLRKGETLYDTAMILDSMSPNAIIVRHAYSGVPHILAKHMHCPVLNGGDGKHAHPTQALLDLFTIWTHFKGKIKDKIILIVGDIKNSRVAASNIELLNRFGLKIILVAPPHFMPHSNLEKSYKLDDKLIDKADIIMSLRTQTERHNKSIYASLKDYANDFCIQSNLIKNKKLILLHPGPVNRNTDISDEMMSDKRTLVLQQVKNGVAIRMAVLKKLILEN